A single genomic interval of Demequina sp. NBRC 110054 harbors:
- a CDS encoding DUF4125 family protein, producing the protein MIETMEQRLERMERAREIVAHEWEQFQLVRGEDGRASCQDNPAEFEVQRLGQFLTWPMRLLDSYAADLNDADAAGRNLLTEKYARMMESTEPERYARELAPHLPALSPVRVAAQEGIIAIQVPWARDFHRDYPGLGAAMRVLTTAEDTLESTSFETYLRGELGTYSDETLALYRELVDSLLADGQNLTWRTLAYTSILAGYEDVDAAEAATAR; encoded by the coding sequence ATGATCGAGACCATGGAGCAGCGCCTCGAGCGGATGGAGCGCGCTCGCGAGATCGTCGCGCACGAGTGGGAGCAGTTCCAGCTCGTGCGGGGCGAGGACGGGCGCGCCTCATGCCAGGACAACCCCGCGGAGTTCGAGGTCCAGCGGCTCGGCCAGTTCCTCACCTGGCCCATGCGGCTGCTCGACTCGTACGCCGCGGACCTGAACGACGCGGACGCCGCGGGGCGCAACCTGCTCACCGAGAAGTACGCGCGGATGATGGAGTCCACCGAGCCCGAGCGGTACGCGCGAGAGCTCGCGCCTCACCTGCCCGCGCTGTCTCCCGTGCGGGTGGCGGCGCAGGAGGGGATCATCGCGATCCAGGTGCCGTGGGCGCGCGACTTCCACCGGGACTATCCCGGGCTCGGCGCCGCGATGCGCGTCCTCACGACCGCCGAGGACACTCTCGAGTCGACCTCGTTCGAGACCTACCTGCGTGGCGAGCTCGGCACGTACTCGGACGAGACGCTCGCGCTCTACCGCGAGCTCGTCGACTCTCTCCTCGCCGACGGTCAGAACCTCACGTGGCGCACGCTCGCCTACACCTCGATCCTCGCGGGCTACGAGGACGTCGACGCGGCCGAGGCCGCGACGGCGAGGTGA
- a CDS encoding FAD-dependent oxidoreductase has product MTANRPLRVAIVGAGPAGTYAADILSKTDLNVSIDIIERLPAPFGLVRYGVAPDHPRIKQIIVALANVLGRGDIRFLGNVNIGTDLSLQDLREHYDAVIFATGSFKDADLDIPGIDLDGSYGAADFVSWFDGHPDVPRTWPLEAKEVAVLGVGNVALDVARILAKHPQDLMSTEIPANVEEGLKASPVTDVHVFGRRGPAQVKFTPLELRELGQVPDVDVVVYPEDYDFDDASIEAAETNKQTKQVVKTLTDWTLKEPGTASHRIHLHLLQQPVEILGEDGKVVGIRMERTALQGDASVKGTGEFLDYPVQAVYRAVGYWGTEIDGVPFDDRRGTIRNEGGRVVDESGAQVPGFYATGWIKRGPVGLIGHTKSDAQETIANLVADSEALYENSQAGAEQLSPDNVLRLLKSRDVPVVEWSGWEALDAYERALGEGEGRERIKVVPRDEMTDIALGRD; this is encoded by the coding sequence GTGACTGCCAACCGCCCGCTGCGCGTCGCCATCGTGGGCGCCGGCCCCGCCGGCACCTACGCCGCCGACATCCTGAGCAAGACCGACCTCAACGTGTCGATCGACATCATCGAGCGCCTCCCCGCGCCGTTCGGCCTGGTGCGTTACGGCGTCGCGCCCGACCACCCGCGCATCAAGCAGATCATCGTCGCGCTCGCGAACGTGCTCGGCCGCGGCGACATCCGCTTCCTCGGCAACGTGAACATCGGCACGGACCTCTCGCTGCAGGACCTGCGCGAGCACTACGACGCCGTGATCTTCGCGACGGGCTCCTTCAAGGACGCCGACCTCGACATCCCGGGCATCGACCTCGACGGATCGTACGGCGCCGCGGACTTCGTGTCGTGGTTCGACGGCCACCCCGACGTGCCCCGCACCTGGCCCCTCGAGGCCAAGGAGGTCGCGGTGCTCGGCGTCGGCAACGTCGCGCTCGACGTCGCGCGCATCCTCGCGAAGCACCCCCAGGACCTCATGTCCACCGAGATCCCCGCGAACGTCGAGGAGGGCCTCAAGGCCTCGCCCGTGACCGACGTGCACGTCTTCGGCCGCCGCGGCCCCGCGCAGGTGAAGTTCACGCCGCTCGAGCTGCGCGAGCTCGGCCAGGTGCCGGACGTCGACGTCGTCGTGTACCCCGAGGACTACGACTTCGACGACGCCTCGATCGAGGCGGCCGAGACCAACAAGCAGACCAAGCAGGTCGTCAAGACGCTCACCGACTGGACTCTCAAGGAGCCCGGCACCGCGTCGCACCGCATCCACCTGCACCTCCTCCAGCAGCCCGTCGAGATCCTCGGCGAGGACGGCAAGGTCGTCGGCATCCGCATGGAGCGCACCGCGCTGCAGGGCGACGCCTCGGTCAAGGGCACCGGAGAGTTCCTCGACTACCCCGTCCAGGCCGTGTACCGCGCGGTCGGCTACTGGGGCACCGAGATCGACGGCGTGCCGTTCGACGATCGCAGGGGCACGATCCGCAACGAGGGTGGCCGAGTGGTCGACGAGTCCGGCGCGCAGGTCCCCGGCTTCTACGCGACCGGCTGGATCAAGCGCGGCCCCGTGGGCCTCATCGGCCACACCAAGTCCGACGCGCAGGAGACCATCGCGAACCTCGTCGCCGACTCCGAGGCGCTCTACGAGAACTCGCAGGCCGGCGCCGAGCAGCTGAGCCCCGACAACGTCCTTCGCCTGCTCAAGTCCCGCGACGTGCCCGTGGTCGAGTGGTCCGGCTGGGAGGCTCTCGACGCCTACGAGCGTGCGCTCGGCGAGGGCGAGGGGCGCGAGCGCATCAAGGTCGTGCCGCGCGACGAGATGACGGACATCGCGCTCGGCCGCGACTGA